From a single Oreochromis niloticus isolate F11D_XX linkage group LG3, O_niloticus_UMD_NMBU, whole genome shotgun sequence genomic region:
- the ppp1r14bb gene encoding protein phosphatase 1, regulatory (inhibitor) subunit 14Bb has translation MAAVTSPETSPQPRVYFQTPAGTTEEPETPVRKQGRVTVKYDRKELRKRLNLEEWIIDQLTDLYDCEEEAIPELEIDVDELLDMPSDVERAARVKDLLVDCFKPTEDFISELLDKIRGMQKLSTPQKK, from the exons ATGGCAGCTGTAACAAGCCCGGAGACGAGCCCTCAACCCCGGGTATATTTCCAGACGCCGGCCGGTACCACGGAGGAACCGGAGACACCAGTTCGGAAGCAGGGACGCGTTACCGTCAAATATGACCGCAAAGAGCTGAGGAAGAGACTGAACCTGGAGGAGTGGATTATCGACCAGCTAACGGACCTCTACGACTGTGAG GAAGAGGCCATCCCCGAGCTGGAGATAGATGTGGACGAACTGCTCGACATGCCCAGTGATGTTGAACGGGCAGCCAGGGTCAAG GACTTGCTGGTTGACTGTTTTAAACCTACTGAG GACTTCATCTCAGAGCTGCTCGACAAGATCCGAGGGATGCAGAAGCTCTCCACGCCTCAGAAGAAATGA
- the brms1 gene encoding breast cancer metastasis-suppressor 1, with protein sequence MPAQPPVKEPEEEMEAEGESQLPEANGEVEEPRENEGTRGGGAEETMEESMEERETDLEDSDEEEEEEEEEESSEMDDEDCERRRGECLDEMMDLEKQFQELKEKLFRERLNQVKVKLDEVLTGKAGEYRDPLAALQNSMQIRTQVAGVYRELCLQVIKHKHECEVQGARQHLESERTLLFDAMKGELLEKIRRLEEDRQNIDLTSEWSDELRGKKCKRKNLLGRSEKKKKVALVSGPFIVYMLRDIDILEDWTAIKKAKAALSPLKKKVEKR encoded by the exons ATGCCTGCCCAACCCCCTGTGAAGGAGccggaggaggagatggaggcagaGGGTGAGTCGCAGCTCCCCGAGGCCAACGGAGAGGTGGAAGAACCCAGAGAGAATGAAGGAACAAGAGGGGGAGGAGCCGAGGAGACCATGGAGGAAAGTATGGAGGAGAGGGAGACCGACTTGGAAGATAGTgacgaggaggaagaggaggaagaggaagaagagagctcag AGATGGATGATGAAGATtgtgagaggagaagaggagaatGTCTGGATGAGATGATGGATCTGGAGAAACAATTCCAGGAGCTGAAAGAGAA GTTGTTTCGGGAACGGCTAAACCAGGTGAAAGTCAAGCTGGACGAGGTGCTGACAGGAAAGGCCGGTGAATACAGAGACCCGCTGGCTGCACTACAGAACAGCATGCAGATACGGACACAAGTGGCTg GAGTGTACAGGGAGCTGTGTCTGCAGGTCATCAAACACAAGCATGAATGTGAAGTGCAAGGAGCGAGGCAGCACCTGGAG AGTGAGCGAACGCTGCTGTTTGACGCCATGAAGGGCGAGCTACTGGAAAAGATAAGGAGGCTGGAGGAAGACAGGCAGAATATAGACCTCACCTCAG AGTGGAGCGATGAGCTGAGGGGCAAGAAGTGCAAAAGAAAGAACCTGCTGGGTCGAtctgagaagaaaaagaaagtagcTTTGGTTTCAG GGCCTTTCATCGTCTACATGCTGAGAGACATCGACATCCTTGAAGACTGGACTGCTATCAAGAAG GCAAAAGCAGCTCTGTCGCCACTAAAAAAGAAAGTTGAAA AGCGGTGA